A stretch of Campylobacter concisus DNA encodes these proteins:
- the fdh3B gene encoding formate dehydrogenase FDH3 subunit beta: MARMKFFVDTNRCISCYGCQVACSSAHELPVGIYRRKVITLHDGIEGKEVSTTIACQHCTDAPCEQVCPVDCFYIRADGIVLHDKNICIGCGYCLYACPFGAPQFPKDGAFGVKGVMDKCTMCAGGPEPTNSHEERELYGQNRMAEGKVPMCAAVCATNALLVGDAAEVSNVYRKRVMLRNTGLNA; encoded by the coding sequence ATGGCAAGAATGAAATTTTTTGTAGATACTAACAGATGTATCAGCTGCTATGGTTGCCAAGTTGCTTGCTCTTCTGCTCATGAACTTCCAGTGGGAATTTATAGAAGAAAGGTCATTACACTTCACGATGGTATCGAAGGTAAAGAGGTTTCAACTACCATTGCATGCCAACACTGTACTGATGCACCTTGTGAGCAAGTTTGCCCGGTTGATTGTTTCTACATTAGAGCTGATGGCATCGTGCTTCACGATAAAAATATATGTATAGGCTGTGGTTACTGCTTATATGCTTGTCCGTTTGGTGCACCACAGTTCCCTAAAGATGGAGCATTTGGCGTAAAAGGCGTTATGGATAAATGTACAATGTGCGCAGGCGGTCCAGAGCCAACAAACTCACACGAGGAGAGAGAACTATACGGTCAAAATAGAATGGCCGAAGGAAAAGTGCCTATGTGCGCGGCTGTTTGTGCTACAAATGCACTTTTAGTTGGAGATGCGGCTGAAGTATCAAACGTATATCGCAAACGTGTTATGCTAAGAAATACCGGACTAAATGCCTAA
- a CDS encoding FTR1 family iron permease yields the protein MNKFLKFMLIMLLPIWLIAKNEDYEQVAAQIKESLQKVITEYRAGNIEQAVSDTQNAYFGLFEDVEAGIRINLGQKKAYSMEKQFGEIRKAIKAGEAPDDVQKRIDQINSEIAEVLPVILKGHRLVGEYSDSPAQAAATDYDTSKFIPEWKVAFTNLSADLDKAIASYESDKQDDAKNAIQDAKFTDYRNTQLEIAIRQHIENGKSIDADIQRKMGEAISGITNGISKDDFKTKLDEIKKLAYEAISKLPADTAKLAKVDMSDVEAASEEDSGVDYTKVVQNINDKIQAAITLYKNGDVKKAMGDIQDIYFDEFEGSGMENKVGAIDVNLKTAIEATFGNLVALMKSGADEKTLQESASKMSSQLAAALEKTNGSSSPWTLFIWALTIILREGFEALIIVAAVVAYLVKTGNAKAMGKVVYSSVGVAVILSFVMAWIMNVIFGEAAGQKRELMEGITMLVAVGLLFYVGFWLLSNAGAKKWNDYIKSHVSESISSGSSTALWWTVFLAVFREGAETVLFYQALIFDAKDSAGYSMIAAGFVVGLIVLLIVYFLFKIFAVKIPIKPFFIFTSAIIFYMSIVFVGKGVGELVEGKIFIPTIINGLSFPDWMRDWLGFQPYYESLVPQIIMVLALVIGIVIMKSKQNKN from the coding sequence ATGAATAAATTCTTAAAATTTATGCTAATTATGTTGTTGCCTATTTGGCTTATAGCAAAAAATGAGGATTACGAGCAGGTCGCAGCTCAGATAAAAGAGTCGCTACAAAAAGTAATAACAGAGTATAGAGCGGGCAATATTGAACAAGCGGTCAGTGATACTCAAAATGCTTATTTTGGCTTATTTGAAGATGTTGAAGCTGGCATTAGAATAAATTTAGGTCAGAAAAAAGCTTACTCTATGGAGAAGCAATTTGGCGAGATCAGAAAGGCGATAAAAGCAGGCGAAGCACCAGATGATGTGCAAAAAAGAATAGATCAGATAAATAGCGAGATCGCTGAAGTTCTACCAGTTATTTTAAAAGGACATAGGCTAGTTGGTGAGTATTCAGACAGCCCAGCTCAAGCTGCTGCAACTGACTATGATACTTCTAAATTTATCCCTGAGTGGAAGGTAGCATTTACAAATTTATCAGCCGATCTAGATAAAGCAATAGCAAGCTATGAGAGTGATAAGCAAGATGATGCTAAAAATGCTATCCAAGATGCTAAATTTACAGACTACAGAAATACTCAACTTGAAATCGCTATTCGCCAGCATATAGAAAATGGTAAAAGCATAGATGCTGACATCCAAAGAAAGATGGGCGAAGCGATCAGCGGCATCACAAATGGTATAAGCAAAGATGACTTTAAAACCAAGCTAGATGAGATCAAAAAGCTGGCATATGAGGCAATCTCAAAACTTCCAGCTGATACTGCAAAACTTGCAAAAGTTGATATGAGCGATGTAGAAGCAGCTTCTGAAGAAGATAGTGGTGTAGATTATACCAAAGTCGTTCAAAACATAAACGACAAAATTCAAGCTGCTATCACACTTTATAAAAATGGTGATGTAAAAAAAGCCATGGGCGATATCCAAGACATCTACTTTGATGAGTTTGAAGGTAGCGGCATGGAGAATAAAGTAGGTGCAATAGATGTAAATTTAAAAACAGCTATTGAAGCTACATTTGGCAATCTTGTAGCCCTTATGAAATCAGGTGCAGATGAAAAAACTCTTCAAGAAAGTGCAAGCAAAATGTCATCTCAGCTAGCAGCCGCACTTGAGAAAACTAATGGTTCAAGCTCACCTTGGACGCTATTTATCTGGGCGCTAACTATCATCTTAAGAGAGGGCTTTGAAGCTCTTATCATCGTTGCAGCCGTTGTTGCATACCTTGTAAAAACCGGCAATGCAAAAGCTATGGGTAAGGTCGTATATAGCTCAGTTGGCGTGGCTGTCATCTTAAGCTTTGTCATGGCGTGGATCATGAACGTCATCTTTGGCGAGGCAGCAGGTCAAAAAAGAGAGCTTATGGAAGGCATCACGATGCTTGTTGCAGTGGGACTTCTATTTTATGTTGGTTTCTGGCTTCTTTCAAATGCTGGCGCTAAAAAATGGAACGACTACATCAAATCACATGTATCTGAGTCTATCTCAAGTGGCTCGAGCACAGCGCTTTGGTGGACTGTATTTTTAGCAGTATTTAGAGAGGGTGCTGAGACAGTTCTATTTTATCAGGCACTTATCTTTGACGCAAAAGACTCAGCTGGCTACTCGATGATCGCAGCTGGCTTTGTTGTAGGTCTTATAGTTCTTTTGATAGTCTATTTCTTATTTAAAATTTTCGCTGTTAAAATTCCTATTAAACCATTTTTTATATTTACATCAGCGATCATCTTTTACATGTCGATCGTCTTTGTTGGCAAGGGTGTTGGCGAACTAGTTGAAGGTAAAATTTTCATCCCAACTATCATAAATGGACTTAGCTTCCCTGACTGGATGAGAGACTGGCTAGGATTTCAGCCATATTATGAGAGTTTAGTGCCTCAAATCATTATGGTACTTGCCCTTGTTATTGGCATCGTTATTATGAAATCAAAACAAAATAAAAATTAA
- a CDS encoding iron transporter has product MNKILSSALALSLAAGFALAGEHPIGEPVEANGMEIAAVYLQPIDMEPKGIDLAPSLADFHLEADIHAIAGNKNGFGEGEWIPYLKINYELKNLDNGKVKKGTFMPMVASDGPHYGANVKMDTGVGNYELKFHIDNPEKQGFGRHADKESGVGKWFEPFTTTYKFQWTGGPVK; this is encoded by the coding sequence ATGAATAAAATTCTTAGTTCAGCCCTAGCACTTAGCCTAGCAGCTGGTTTTGCACTTGCTGGAGAGCATCCAATCGGTGAGCCTGTAGAGGCTAATGGCATGGAGATAGCTGCAGTTTATTTGCAACCAATCGACATGGAACCAAAGGGTATTGACCTAGCTCCAAGCCTAGCTGATTTTCACCTAGAAGCTGACATACACGCTATTGCTGGTAATAAAAACGGCTTTGGCGAAGGTGAGTGGATCCCATACCTAAAGATTAACTACGAGCTAAAAAACCTTGATAACGGCAAAGTTAAAAAAGGTACCTTTATGCCAATGGTTGCAAGCGATGGCCCACACTATGGTGCTAACGTAAAAATGGATACAGGCGTAGGCAACTATGAGCTTAAATTCCACATTGATAATCCAGAAAAACAAGGTTTTGGTCGTCACGCTGACAAAGAGAGCGGTGTTGGTAAATGGTTTGAGCCTTTCACAACAACTTATAAATTTCAATGGACAGGTGGTCCTGTT